A genomic region of Methylobacterium durans contains the following coding sequences:
- the selB gene encoding selenocysteine-specific translation elongation factor, with protein MTGTLLVGVIGHVDHGKTSLVGALTGTDTDRLSEEKVRGVSIVPGFAVLRVAGETGGAIDLIDLPGHERFVRAMISGATGMRAVLLVVDAREGIKPQTVEHLDIARLIGVRRGVVALTKCDLVGAEILAARAAEAGAIAGRAGIEDARVVPTSTVTGAGIADLSAALADLLAATPRAADDGLPYLPIDRVFPRPGFGVVVTGTLRRGRLSVGDGVEIVPGGRTATVRSLQIHGQAVRSAEPGRRTAVALRGVELADLSRGLALAVPDLVPAGRWIDVALSAVAGARPLASGTTCRLLFGTSEVAARVRLLDRDVLEPGEAALAQLRAEADIAVPAREPFILRLDSPSATIAGGRVLDPASRRRRRHDPRALAELRRIAEGRPREILAARLAREGAAGARLIDLARLVGIAPDRVRRSLTEFGAREVADRFVGEAAFSDLRAALIAALDAHHRAHPIDPGLPLDRLSRAVRQDESVVSAALKDLVAGREIVQAGALYRRAAFDPARNETEQVRALEALFRTGGLTPPDEAEAVGRDIRRAQALTYLLASGALIRTTDRVQKRSILFHREAIARGKAVLAERFARDAAGFLARDAGAALGISRKFSIPLLEHLDAIRFTRRTGDRRILVAGPEEER; from the coding sequence GTGACCGGAACTCTCCTCGTCGGCGTGATCGGGCACGTCGATCATGGCAAGACCTCGCTGGTCGGCGCCCTGACCGGAACGGACACGGACCGGCTCTCCGAGGAGAAGGTGCGCGGCGTGTCCATCGTGCCGGGCTTCGCGGTGCTGCGCGTCGCCGGTGAGACGGGCGGCGCCATCGACCTGATCGACCTGCCCGGCCATGAGCGCTTCGTGCGGGCGATGATCTCCGGCGCCACGGGCATGCGCGCCGTGCTCCTCGTGGTCGACGCACGGGAGGGCATCAAGCCGCAGACGGTCGAGCACCTCGACATCGCGCGCCTGATCGGCGTCCGCCGCGGCGTCGTCGCGCTGACGAAATGCGATCTCGTCGGCGCGGAGATCCTCGCAGCCCGCGCGGCGGAAGCCGGCGCGATCGCCGGGCGGGCGGGGATCGAGGACGCCCGGGTGGTGCCGACCTCCACCGTGACGGGTGCGGGGATCGCCGATCTATCGGCCGCTCTCGCCGATCTCCTGGCGGCGACGCCCCGGGCGGCCGACGACGGGCTGCCCTACCTGCCGATCGACCGCGTGTTCCCGCGCCCGGGCTTCGGCGTCGTCGTCACGGGCACGCTGCGGCGGGGGCGCCTGAGCGTCGGGGACGGGGTCGAGATCGTGCCGGGCGGGCGCACGGCGACGGTGCGTAGCCTGCAGATCCACGGCCAGGCGGTTCGCAGCGCCGAGCCGGGACGGCGCACGGCGGTCGCCCTGCGCGGCGTCGAGCTGGCGGACCTGTCCCGCGGGCTGGCGCTCGCCGTGCCGGACCTGGTGCCGGCCGGGCGCTGGATCGACGTCGCGCTGAGCGCGGTCGCCGGGGCGAGGCCGCTCGCGAGCGGCACGACCTGCCGCCTGCTCTTCGGCACCAGCGAGGTCGCGGCACGCGTGCGGCTTCTCGACCGGGACGTGCTGGAGCCCGGCGAGGCGGCGCTGGCGCAATTGCGCGCGGAGGCCGACATCGCCGTGCCGGCGCGCGAGCCCTTCATCCTGCGCCTCGACTCGCCCTCTGCCACCATCGCCGGCGGGCGTGTCCTCGATCCCGCCTCGCGCCGCCGCCGGCGCCACGATCCCCGGGCGCTCGCGGAGCTGCGGCGGATCGCGGAGGGCCGGCCGCGCGAGATCCTGGCGGCGCGCCTCGCCCGGGAGGGCGCCGCAGGGGCCCGCCTGATCGACCTCGCGCGGCTCGTCGGCATCGCGCCGGACCGGGTCCGGCGCAGCCTGACCGAATTCGGCGCCCGCGAGGTCGCGGACCGCTTCGTCGGCGAGGCCGCCTTCTCAGACCTGCGGGCGGCGCTGATCGCGGCCCTCGATGCGCATCACCGGGCGCACCCGATCGATCCCGGTCTCCCGCTCGACCGCCTCTCCCGCGCCGTCCGGCAGGACGAGAGCGTCGTCTCCGCAGCCCTGAAGGATCTCGTCGCCGGCCGCGAGATCGTCCAGGCCGGCGCGCTCTACCGGCGCGCCGCGTTCGACCCGGCCCGCAACGAGACCGAGCAGGTTCGCGCTCTCGAAGCCCTGTTCCGGACGGGCGGCCTCACCCCGCCCGACGAGGCCGAGGCGGTCGGCCGCGACATCCGCCGGGCGCAGGCCTTGACGTATCTCCTCGCCTCCGGCGCGCTGATCCGGACGACCGACCGGGTGCAGAAGCGCTCGATCCTGTTCCATCGGGAGGCGATCGCGCGCGGCAAGGCCGTGCTCGCCGAGCGCTTCGCGCGGGACGCGGCCGGCTTCCTGGCCAGGGATGCCGGAGCGGCGCTCGGCATCTCCCGGAAGTTCTCGATCCCGCTTCTCGAGCATCTCGACGCAATCCGCTTCACGCGCCGGACCGGCGATCGCCGGATCCTGGTCGCGGGACCGGAGGAGGAGCGCTGA
- a CDS encoding TonB-dependent receptor, which produces MSAHPAFALVDASISYDLSRAYPSLQGVTLAVNALNLFDQRYFTSAFYQGTVFEGFRRTVFGTVTDRG; this is translated from the coding sequence GTGTCGGCACATCCCGCCTTCGCGCTGGTGGACGCCTCGATCAGCTACGACCTGTCGCGCGCCTATCCGAGCCTGCAGGGCGTGACCCTGGCCGTGAACGCCCTGAACCTGTTCGATCAGCGATACTTCACCTCCGCCTTCTACCAGGGCACGGTCTTCGAGGGGTTCCGCCGCACGGTGTTCGGCACAGTGACCGACCGCGGGTAG
- a CDS encoding exopolysaccharide production protein YjbE: MKVTTLIGTAAILALTAGSALAAPCNTGSTKGQSPEQQAANPKSSDADRSSKNLAGGEQPASPGTVGAMNNVGANQAAGANTGSTAQANKGDRTDPGSKNLAGGEQPASPGTVGAMNNTGADQKVGKKDDDC; the protein is encoded by the coding sequence ATGAAGGTCACGACCCTGATCGGCACCGCCGCCATCCTCGCCCTGACGGCGGGATCGGCCCTTGCCGCGCCCTGCAACACCGGCTCGACCAAGGGTCAGAGCCCCGAGCAGCAGGCGGCGAACCCGAAGAGCTCGGACGCCGATCGATCCAGCAAGAACCTCGCGGGCGGCGAGCAGCCGGCCTCGCCGGGGACCGTCGGCGCCATGAACAACGTCGGCGCGAACCAAGCGGCGGGCGCGAACACGGGTTCGACGGCGCAGGCCAACAAGGGGGACCGCACCGACCCGGGCTCCAAGAACCTCGCGGGCGGCGAGCAGCCGGCCTCCCCCGGCACCGTCGGCGCCATGAACAATACGGGCGCGGACCAGAAGGTTGGCAAGAAGGACGACGATTGCTGA
- a CDS encoding YqaA family protein, whose translation MDALPAFLGLFATSFIAGTFLPFLPGSSEMAMAGLLAAQAGSPVAIVATAVVANVTGATFNYLVGRNVANLGDRRWFPLSPAILERASSGFERYGIWALALCWLPTFGDAITVIAGLLKADFRLFLALVLAGKSFGHGAVALGLTWIVGF comes from the coding sequence ATGGATGCGCTGCCGGCTTTCCTCGGCCTGTTCGCCACCTCGTTCATCGCCGGCACGTTCCTGCCGTTCCTGCCCGGATCCTCCGAGATGGCCATGGCCGGACTCCTGGCGGCTCAGGCCGGAAGCCCGGTCGCGATCGTGGCGACGGCCGTCGTCGCGAACGTGACGGGCGCGACCTTCAACTATCTCGTCGGCCGCAACGTCGCGAATCTCGGCGACCGCCGCTGGTTCCCCCTGTCGCCGGCGATCCTGGAGCGGGCCTCGTCCGGATTCGAGCGGTACGGAATCTGGGCGCTGGCCCTGTGCTGGCTCCCGACCTTCGGGGATGCCATCACGGTCATCGCCGGTCTGCTCAAGGCCGATTTCCGCCTGTTCCTGGCCCTGGTCCTCGCCGGGAAATCGTTCGGCCACGGGGCAGTCGCCCTGGGCCTGACCTGGATCGTCGGATTCTGA